The uncultured Carboxylicivirga sp. genomic interval ATAATTCTATCTGTGCACTTGCAATATTTCTATTTAAAGAAAGAATATCATCCAACACATCTTCATAATCCCCCCAATACTCATCCAACGCAGGATTATCAGTGGCATATCGCGCCATCATCATCTCATAATAAGCCTTAGCATCTTCTAACGCCAACTGAGCATCCATTAATTCTTGCTCTGCCTCTAAAGCAGCAATTGCCAAATCATTGGCCATTCGTGCCTGTTGCAACTCAAGCTCTGCCATCCAAAGTTCGTATTGAAGTTTCATTCGTTCTAACTCCAATGCATCTTCTTCGATTTGCATTGCAATTTCTAATTCTTTAAGCTGATTTTGCAGATTCTGATATTCAGTAATTGCTAATTCATGTTCGGCCTGCGCATTCATATATGCAGCCTGTGCATTTGTGTAATTAGCACTCGCTTGTGCCATCAACGCCTCCGCACTTGCTCTAGCCTGAATTAATGCAGCTTGTGCTTCTCGAATCGCCTTTACTCCCTCAGCCTCTTCATTTTTAACACAACTTGTTAATGCAAATACAACCATCAGAGCGATGGCAAAACCATTTCTTGAAAATTTAACTGTTTTCATAGTTTTTTTTAGTTTGATTAATAAGGCGCAAAATAGCTGGAGACAGATACGAACCGCCAGTTAGCTTTGACGAAATGCTGATTTTTGTTGATTAAATTGAAAATATTTTACTCACTTAGTGTTATTATTTAACATAACTCTCCATCCTCTTTGTCTTTAAATAGTCACTACTGAACAAAAATTAGTTTTGAAAACACGATATTTAATTCACTAATACCAGATAGTTAGCACACTATTACATTACTTATTTATTATTTTATTTACTTTAAAACACGTCTATTTATTAATAATTTTAAATATTCATAACATAACCCTAATAACACATAGACATACATCAACTATTATACAAATAAACTTTACATCCATTATTAAATAATCAATTATACAAACTTAAAGAGAATGTACTATTTTCGTTAACATAATCAGTTGTCGTCAGCAAAACAAACTTTTATTTTATCAACCTTCACTTTACATATGTTAACAAAATAAAAAAAAGGCTGCCTAAAAAAGACAGCCTTTTAAATTCAATTAAGACTTATATTCTAAAACTTAAATCCAAGTTTTATTACAGGTTCTGCAAACAAAGAAGTTACATGAGAGTCAGCATCTTGCGCTTCCATTCCTTGTTGATGAAAAATACGCTTAACGTTATACATATATGACGCAGCTTTTATTTCAAAACCAAAGAAGAAACCTTCAGCCAGGTAATAATCAACACCCCCAACTAAACTTCCTCCAAAAGCATACACTTCTCCACGACGAGTATCGTAAGATGGAATCACCTGACCATTACCATCTAAACCACGGTAACCATCTGAGATCTCCATTTGTCCATAAACACCATTACCTTGTAATCCAACATATGGAAACAGGCGAGGCACTTTAGTTGTAAAATAATAATCTACACCTAAATCGCCATAAAACTGCATAGTGGTTCTTCCTTCCATATGAGCATAACCAGGTATTGCAGTTCCAGGATAATCATTGTAAACATCACCAACTCCTTCAACAGCATCCTGAGAAGGTGAACTAACCATCAAACCTCCTCCGGCAATACGCGCAGCTATATTAGAAGTAATAAAGTACTTAGCTTCAACTCCTATAGCATTTACAATACTGCTGTTATCATTAAAAAATGATGATCTCGTTACAGGTTGTGCCATATTTACCGAAGAATTAGTAGTTCCTCTATTAACTTCATAACTACTTAAAGATGGATAATCGACAGCTTTTCCTAATCGAAGCGACACAATCTTATCTCCTGCTTGTGGGGCATAGTCTTGTGCATTAATTGACAAACTACACAACCCCAATACACAAGCAATACTAAAAATTACTTTC includes:
- a CDS encoding BT1926 family outer membrane beta-barrel protein codes for the protein MKKKVIFSIACVLGLCSLSINAQDYAPQAGDKIVSLRLGKAVDYPSLSSYEVNRGTTNSSVNMAQPVTRSSFFNDNSSIVNAIGVEAKYFITSNIAARIAGGGLMVSSPSQDAVEGVGDVYNDYPGTAIPGYAHMEGRTTMQFYGDLGVDYYFTTKVPRLFPYVGLQGNGVYGQMEISDGYRGLDGNGQVIPSYDTRRGEVYAFGGSLVGGVDYYLAEGFFFGFEIKAASYMYNVKRIFHQQGMEAQDADSHVTSLFAEPVIKLGFKF